A window of Nonomuraea angiospora genomic DNA:
AATACTCAGTACCCGCCACTCGGCCGTCTCCGGCTCCAGCAGCAGCGCGCCCAAGTTCACGAGCGGCCTCCTGACCTGACGTCCCTACCTGCCCGAAACTGCTGCCCGCCTTCCCCATGTACGCGGCTTTCCCGCGCTCGGAGTACTACGCAGGCTCCGCCCCACCCCGCGCCTTCGGCAGACGACGCACCTATCCCCGAACCCGTCCTCGAAGAGACCGAGTTCGGGGAGCGACACGAGATGGTTCCCACGTTCACTGCTGACCGCTCGCGAGAGGAGGTGCCCAGCTATGCCCCTGCGGCATCGCTCCGGCTACGCCGTAGACCTTCACCAGAGCCTCCCGGCCAAGCGCGACAACCGGCCCAGGAGTTCCCCACCAAGCACCTCCGCCCGGCGGGTACGCACCGCAACCCAGCCCATATCCGCCAGATTCGAGCTGGTGGAAGCCTTGAAGGGCGTTACACCACTGGTTCCTCACGTACACCTTTCCCGCTCGTTAACCAGGCCCGCGCCGTCTGGCAGTACCGGCACGCCCTGACGTTGTCGAGGCTGCTCCCACCCTCACCCACGCCTCCGGGATCAGGCTGCCTCCCACTTCACACGACCTGCTACGACAGGCCGTCGGCGGAGCCCTTCCATCTCCGCACGGTCAAACAGCGCCTCGTGGCGCACGCCGCACCGCTTCCGCTCCTCGGGCCTTGGCAGCCCTGCGGTACGGGTCGGTTTGCCATCGAACAACCTTGTGATCTAGCCGTAAGACCTCCGGAGGGCGGAGATGCTCAACCATCGAGTGACCGTCCGGCGCAAGTGCAGCGCGGTGTCGTTGCAACGATCGCCATCATTTTCCCGAAGTAACCGACCGGTCCTTGCTGCACCATTCATCATGAAGCTATGACGAGTGGATGGCCACCGAATGGCGCACGGTAAGATGCCCCATGCTCGAAGTCGTTCATCGCTGGCCGCCGGCCGGGGGCTCCACCGTGGCTGAACCGTGGCCGTCCACTAACGACTTTGCCGCCCGCCTCGGCGTCATCAGAAACACGATCTACCAGATCGCGGAGAAGGGGATGGCGGCCCACGAGGTCGGACAACTCTGCAAGTTCCAAGCCAGCGAGGTCGGCGCCTGGGCGCTCAGCGGCAGCGCGGCACCTGGAAGCTCACAGGGCGAAGTGGAGTGAGCCCAGATGCGGATCATCGACAACGTCAACGAACTACTCGGGGATGACCTCAAGGCCGAAATCGGCCCGGGAACGAAGCTGCGCATCGCGGCGTCAACCTTCTCGATCTTCGCGTTCGAGGCGCTACGCAAGGAGTTGGAGCGGATCGAGGAGTTGGAGTTCATCTTCACCTCTCCCTCGTTCGTGACCACGAAAGCCACCGACAGGCTGCCCAAGGAGCGGCGGGAGTTCTTCATCCCGCATGGGCGGAACGGCGAGTCGACCTTGTACGGCTCCGAGTTCGAGATCCGCCTGCGTAACAAGATGACTCAGCGGGCAATCGCGCGCGAGTGTGCAGAGTGGGTGCGCCGCAAGGTGTGCTTCCGCTCAAACAAGACCGGCGCGCCGATGCAGCAGTTCGCGATCGTTGGCGACAGGGCAACTTACCTGCCGCTCCAAGGATTCACTTCGGCCGACCTCGGTTACGAGCGCGGGAACGCTGTGTCAAATATGGTCACCAAGGTTGACGACGCACCGATGACGTCACAGTACGTCCAGCTCTTCGACCAAATCTGGCACAACGCAGACCAGCTCGACGACGTGACGGATGCCGTATACGACCACATCGCCTCGGTGTATGCGGAGAATTCCCCGGCCCGCATCTACTTCCTGATCCTGTACAACTTGTTCGCCGAGTTCCTCGACGACATAAGCGAGGACACGCTGCCCAACGACCTCACGGGTTACCGGGACAGCGCGATCTGGAAGAGCCTCTACAACTTCCAGCGGGATGCTGCGACGGGCATCATCAACAAGCTCGAGACGTACAACGGCTGCATCCTCGCCGACAGTGTAGGGCTCGGAAAGACGTTCACCGCGCTCGCCGTAATCAAGTACTACGAGCTGCGCAACAAGTCCGTCCTGGTGCTGGCTCCGAAAAAGCTGGCGGAGAACTGGACGAACTACAACGCGAATCTGACAACGAATATCTTCGCATCCGACCGGTTCAACTACGACGTGCTTGCCCACACCGATCTGTCACGCACGAAGGGCGAGTCTCTGGGCATCCCGCTGGACCGGGTGAACTGGGGCAACTATGACCTCGTCGTCATCGACGAGAGCCACAACTTCCGCAACGCGGACTTCACCATCGAGAAGGAGACCCGCTACCAGCGGCTGATGCGGCAGGTCATTCAGCAGGGCGTGAAGACCAAGGTGCTGATGCTCTCCGCCACGCCCGTGAACAACCACTTCACCGACCTGCGCAACCAACTCGCGCTCGCCTACGAGGGCGAGTCCCAAAACCTCGCGGCGAAGCTCGACATCTCCACGAGCGTCGAGGAGGTGTTTCGCCAGGCACAACGGGTGTTCAACGAGTGGTCCAAGCTACCCGCTGAGCAGCGCACCACCGACACGATCCTTGCCAAGCTGGACTTCGACTTCTTCGAGTTGCTCGACGCGGTAACAATCGCGCGATCCCGCAAGCACATCCAGGCGTTTTACGACACCTCAGATATCGGCGCCTTCCCCAAACGGCTCCCGCCTGAGTCAATCCAGCCACCACTGACGGATGTGCCCGGCGTGCCGTCGTTCAACGAGATGTTCGAGCAACTCTCGTCGCTCACCCTTGCCGTATATGCGCCCCTAGCCTATGTGTTCCCGAGCCGGCGCGAGAAATACGAGTTGCTCTTTGGCAAGGCAGACAGTGGGAGCCTGAGAAACCTCGGCCACGCGAACCGCGAGCTCGGCATCCAAAAGCTCATGACGGTGAACCTGCTCAAGCGGCTTGAGAGTTCAGTCGAGGCCTTCCGGATCACTCTCACCAAGCTCGCCTCCACTGTCGACCAGGCGATCCAGGCAATCAACAATCATTCCGCTTCTGTCGCAGACCTGATTGCGCAGATTGGTGACCTGGAAGCCGACGACGATGACTTTGAGTTGCCGCCCAGTAACACGGTCGGTACTAGGGTGCAGATCGATCTTGACGACATCGACATCGAGTCCTGGCATCGCGACCTTGTCTACGATGCTGGTGTCATTAACGAGCTGCTCACCGGGGTCAGCGTCGTCACTCCGCAACACGACCTAAAGCTCCAAGCACTGAGGCAGCGCATCCAGGACAAGATTGCCATGCCGATCAATGCTGGCAATCGCAAGGTCCTCATTTTCTCGGCGTTCGCTGACACAGCTGGCTACCTCTACCGGGAACTCGCTCCGGGACTCGAACGTGCCGGCCTGCACTCTGCGGTGGTGACCGGCAGCGGTGCGCCGCGCACCACCCTGGGCAAGGGCTTTGCCTTCCAACAAGTCTTGACGCTGTTCTCACCAAGGTCGAAGTCCCGTGACCTTGTGATACCTAACGAGAAGCGCGACATCGATGTGCTGATCGGCACCGA
This region includes:
- a CDS encoding helicase-related protein — encoded protein: MRIIDNVNELLGDDLKAEIGPGTKLRIAASTFSIFAFEALRKELERIEELEFIFTSPSFVTTKATDRLPKERREFFIPHGRNGESTLYGSEFEIRLRNKMTQRAIARECAEWVRRKVCFRSNKTGAPMQQFAIVGDRATYLPLQGFTSADLGYERGNAVSNMVTKVDDAPMTSQYVQLFDQIWHNADQLDDVTDAVYDHIASVYAENSPARIYFLILYNLFAEFLDDISEDTLPNDLTGYRDSAIWKSLYNFQRDAATGIINKLETYNGCILADSVGLGKTFTALAVIKYYELRNKSVLVLAPKKLAENWTNYNANLTTNIFASDRFNYDVLAHTDLSRTKGESLGIPLDRVNWGNYDLVVIDESHNFRNADFTIEKETRYQRLMRQVIQQGVKTKVLMLSATPVNNHFTDLRNQLALAYEGESQNLAAKLDISTSVEEVFRQAQRVFNEWSKLPAEQRTTDTILAKLDFDFFELLDAVTIARSRKHIQAFYDTSDIGAFPKRLPPESIQPPLTDVPGVPSFNEMFEQLSSLTLAVYAPLAYVFPSRREKYELLFGKADSGSLRNLGHANRELGIQKLMTVNLLKRLESSVEAFRITLTKLASTVDQAIQAINNHSASVADLIAQIGDLEADDDDFELPPSNTVGTRVQIDLDDIDIESWHRDLVYDAGVINELLTGVSVVTPQHDLKLQALRQRIQDKIAMPINAGNRKVLIFSAFADTAGYLYRELAPGLERAGLHSAVVTGSGAPRTTLGKGFAFQQVLTLFSPRSKSRDLVIPNEKRDIDVLIGTDCISEGQNLQDCDYLINYDIHWNPVRIIQRFGRIDRIGSTNAQIQLVNFWPDISLDEYINLKDRVENRMVIADLAATADDNVLTQESSDTAFRKEQLRKLQEEVIELEDVRTGVSITDLGLNDFRMDLLGYVKEYGDLAAAPKGLHAVVPARPDMGLRPGVLFALRNINADETINRGNRLHPHYLVYLDNDGNVIADHTEVKRLLDLIRAGCRVYDDPVAEVCRIFNAATHEGADMDHYSDLLTAAIRSMVDVTEEHDLDSLFSAGHTTALTQTIGGLDDFELIAFLAVVDPTSGAVG